One region of Purpureocillium takamizusanense chromosome 4, complete sequence genomic DNA includes:
- a CDS encoding Formaldehyde transketolase (antiSMASH:Cluster_4.3~SMCOG1204:transketolase~EggNog:ENOG503P0BP~COG:G): MDLQAVRDIRKLVIDLCRQHNGGHGGSAIGMAPMAVALWKHVMRYNPMNPDWFDRDRFVLSNGHAAVLLYAMLHISGHPHMSMDELRLYASAKPVDRATGKWKEALCLGHPEIHVSGVEVTTGPLGQGISNAVGLAIASRNLAATFNRPGHEVIGSHIYCVTGDGCLQEGVACEALAVAGNLGLDNLTLIYDNNRVTCDGPLDWTALEDTNAKIKALGWHVLDVPDGDGDLAVSNIVSALAEAKTLKERPTFINVRTTIGYGTLHAGTAKAHHSSFTAEDAAKFAPSGESATHTISSDTKKYFASLVDKGSALEEKWNGVLKTYSASYPELATILDQRMQGTVDVRAAGLLESMEVPDSPMATRQFNGVLFNRLITSVPSMIAGGADMWNSTNMSDAAQQELIFDRSRPSGRLVRYGIREHAMAAISNGIAAYRRGCFLPVTATFFMFYLYAAPGVRMGALSDLRVIHIATHDSIGEGQNGPTHQPVELDSLYRAMPNLQYIRPADPEEVIGAWAAALEVETTPSIISLAREPLLYGLSGTNRQKVKRGGYVLSEAQMDVKALVTLVSCGSDLQFAAEAARRLNDEGIPTRLVSMPCIELFEKQPQDYQGEVLSASKHIVSVESYVSTVWARFCDASVAMDSFGYSGSSTENYARFGMDSDGVVRKVKALIEHDNPGGKIGVSRRWRLLK; the protein is encoded by the exons ATGGACTTACAGGCAGTGAGGGACATAAGGAAACTTGTCATCGACCTCTGCCGCCAGCACaatggtggccatggcggatCTGCCATTGGCATGGCACCCATGGCAGTCGCCCTGTGGAAGCATGTTATGCGATATAATCCGATGAACCCAGAC TGGTTTGACCGAGATAGATTTGTTCTATCGAATGGACATGCAGCTGTCTTGCTGTATGCCATGCTCCACATCTCCGGGCACCCGCATATGTCCATGGACGAGCTCAGGTTGTACGCCAGTGCAAAGCCGGTGGATAGAGCCACAGGTAAATGGAAGGAGGCCCTGTGTCTTGGTCACCCAGAGATCCATGTCTCCGGCGTTGAAGTGACTACCGGGCCTCTCGGGCAAGGCATCTCCAACGCCGTAGGGCTTGCAATCGCATCGCGCAACTTGGCAGCAACCTTTAACCGACCCGGCCACGAGGTGATCGGATCCCACATTTATTGCGTCACCGGAGATGGTTGTCTCCAGGAAGGAGTGGCATGCGAGGCATTGGCCGTTGCCGGAAACCTCGGACTCGACAACCTGACCTTGATATATGACAACAACCGGGTGACCTGCGACGGCCCTCTGGATTGGACGGCCTTGGAAGACACAAATGCCAAGATTAAAGCATTGGGGTGGCACGTACTTGATGTcccagacggcgacggagacCTGGCTGTGTCCAACATTGTCTCAGCTTTGGCCGAGGCGAAGACCCTGAAAGAGCGTCCTACCTTTATAAACGTCCGAACTACAATAGGCTATGGGACTCTGCACGCGGGAACCGCCAAGGCGCATCATAGTTCATTCACAGCGGAAGATGCAGCAAAATTTGCTCCGTCCGGCGAGTCCGCCACACACACCATCTCCTCCGACACCAAGAAGTATTTCGCGAGTCTTGTCGACAAGGGAAGCGCCCTGGAAGAGAAGTGGAATGGCGTTCTCAAAACCTATTCTGCTAGCTATCCTGAGCTTGCCACTATCTTGGACCAGCGAATGCAGGGCACGGTCGACGTTCGCGCGGCTGGACTTTTGGAGTCGATGGAGGTCCCAGATTCGCCCATGGCGACCAGGCAGTTCAATGGCGTTCTATTCAACCGCTTGATCACCAGCGTCCCTTCCATGatcgctggcggcgccgacatgtGGAACTCCACCAACATGAGCGACGCGGCGCAACAGGAACTCATCTTTGACCGCTCCCGTCCGTCTGGCAGGCTCGTTCGCTACGGCATCCGCGAGCACGCCATGGCGGCAATCTCCAACGGCATTGCAGCATACCGGCGCGGCTGTTTCCTTCCAGTCACTGCGACGTTCTTCATGTTTTACCTGTACGCGGCCCCGGGTGTGCGGATGGGTGCCTTGAGTGATCTCAGGGTAATTCATATCGCTACGCATGACTCcatcggcgagggccagaATGGGCCAACGCACCAGCCAGTTGAGCTGGACAGCCTGTATCGTGCAATGCCAAACTTGCAGTATATTCGCCCAGCTGACCCCGAGGAAGTAATTGGGGCATGGGCCGCCGCGTTGGAAGTGGAGACGACACCGTCCATCATCTCACTGGCTCGCGAGCCCCTACTCTATGGGCTTTCAGGGACGAATAGGCAGAAGGTAAAGAGGGGAGGCTACGTTTTGTCCGAGGCACAAATGGACGTGAAGGCGTTGGTAACGCTGGTATCCTGCGGCTCTGATCTGCAATTCGCAGCGGAGGCCGCGCGGCGActcaacgacgagggcatccCGACACGCCTGGTGAGTATGCCCTGCATCGAACTTTTCGAAAAGCAGCCGCAGGACTATCAAGGCGAGGTGCTATCCGCCTCCAAGCACATCGTCTCTGTAGAGTCATACGTCTCGACTGTCTGGGCTCGATTCTGCGACGCCTCGGTCGCAATGGACTCGTTTGGATACTCGGGCTCGAGCACGGAGAATTATGCAAGATTTGGGATGGACAGCGATGGTGTGGTGAGAAAGGTCAAAGCCTTGATCGAGCATGACAACCCCGGTGGCAAGATAGGTGTGTCTCGAAGGTGGAGGCTTCTAAAGTAG
- a CDS encoding uncharacterized protein (EggNog:ENOG503NUI0~COG:Q~antiSMASH:Cluster_4.3~SMCOG1092:hypothetical protein) → MAILVADPSDLPGFTATHQSYNKTDPSNKPLLTNGAEASPKSKVVSGNAEILNDSPDTQRSNVAVIDRFIDEPRQLRVAVIGGGLSGIVAGILLPIKVPGIDLTIFEKNTDLGGTWLENVYPGVQCDIPSHVYQSTFAPKKDWSDQFASGEEIRDYWQSVARRFDVYRHVKFQHRIDAATWKPEDGKWLLQATDLGSGNTVSDSFDIVLTCIGRFNDWRLPQYPGISEYQGLLRHTSNWDPSFDPEGKRIAVIGNGASGIQVVANLQKVVGRLDHYARSKTWIASSWAGDDRTLEAQPIPQEQQKSFEDPAAYLAFRKQLEDKYWRRFRSFLKDTEENAELKEAFINIMKRRLDKKPELLEHIVPDFSPNCRRLTPGPGYLEAIAEDNVEYIQTPIKRLTTTGIETVDGEHREVDAIFCATGATGGAAPSFPVRAGDKELGDLWKPDGEHGFPYTYMGLATPGFPNIFFVQGPHATGPSGTVPHSVETQLTYFAKLLRKVAREGIKSIEPSAEAADDFVAYSDAFFKTTVLSDHCSSWYNGGRPGGRIHGAWPGSAAHLTIARREPRWEDWKYTYLSDTGNRFLWYFGNGWTRREADLESDMTPYLQYADDIDLRDVHESWWSVP, encoded by the exons ATGGCCATCTTGGTAGCAGATCCCAGCGACTTGCCTGGCTTTACAGCGACTCATCAGTCATACAACAAAACCGACCCGAGCAACAAACCCCTCTTGACGAACGGAGCTGAGGCGTCACCCAAGAGCAAGGTCGTTTCCGGCAACGCAGAAATCCTCAACGACTCGCCTGATACGCAGCGCTCGAATGTTGCAGTCATCGATCGCTTCATCGATGAGCCTCGCCAGCTTCGTGTCGCCGTCATTGGAGGAGGGCTTtcgggcatcgtcgccggcattcTGCTCCCGATCAAGGTTCCAGGAATCGATCTGACCATTTTCGAAAAGAACACAGACTTG GGCGGAACGTGGCTGGAAAACGTGTATCCCGGAGTGCAATGCGACATCCCGTCCCACGTCTATCAGTCAACCTTCGCACCCAAGAAAGACTGGTCGGACCAGTTTGCCTCCGGAGAGGAGATCAGGGACTATTGGCAGTCGGTGGCTCGCAGGTTCGACGTTTATCGCCATGTCAAGTTCCAACACCGCATCGATGCCGCTACATGGAAGCCTGAGGATGGCAAATGGCTACTGCAGGCCACCGACCTCGGCTCGGGGAACACAGTAAGCGACAGCTTCGACATTGTTCTCACATGCATCGGGCGTTTCAACGACTGGCGACTGCCACAATACCCCGGGATATCCGAGTACCAGGGATTGCTTCGGCACACCTCCAATTGGGATCCATCCTTCGACCCCGAGGGGAAGAGGATAGCAGTCATCGGCAATGGGGCAAGCGGTATTCAGGTTGTCGCAAACCTGCAGAAGGTGGTCGGTCGTCTGGACCACTACGCTCGAAGCAAGACCTGGATCGCTTCGTCCTGGGCGGGTGACGATCGCACGCTCGAGGCACAGCCGATCCCACAAGAGCAACAGAAGAGCTTCGAGGACCCAGCAGCTTATCTTGCCTTTCGAAAACAACTGGAGGACAAATACTGGCGACGCTTCCGCTCGTTCCTCAAAGACACAGAGGAAAACGCGGAGCTCAAGGAAGCCTTCATCAACATCATGAAGAGGCGTCTGGATAAGAAGCCCGAATTGCTAGAGCACATCGTGCCAGACTTCTCCCCAAACTGTCGGCGCCTTACGCCCGGCCCTGGCTACCTGGAGGCCATCGCAGAGGACAATGTGGAATACATCCAGACGCCAATCAAGCGGCTCACCACGACCGGGATTGAAACGGTGGATGGAGAGCACAGAGAAGTCGACGCCATCTTTTGTGCAACTGGAGCCACGGGTGGTGCAGCTCCAAGCTTCCCCGTCCGGGCTGGTGACAAGGAGCTGGGCGACCTTTGGAAGCCAGACGGCGAGCATGGCTTCCCTTATACATACATGGGGCTGGCCACACCGGGATTTCCCAACATCTTCTTCGTCCAGGGCCCCCACGCGACAGGCCCGTCTGGAACGGTACCGCATAGCGTTGAGACTCAATTGACCTACTTCGCCAAGCTATTGAGGAAGGTTGCGAGAGAAGGGATCAAGTCGATCGAGCCATCGGCGGAAGCTGCCGACGACTTCGTCGCTTATTCCGATGCCTTCTTCAAAACCACCGTACTCTCTGATCATTGCAGCTCCTGGTACAATGGCGGTCGGCCCGGTGGGAGGATCCATGGGGCCTGGCCGGGGAGCGCGGCGCACCTCACCATAGCACGACGCGAGCCGCGATGGGAGGATTGGAAGTACACGTATCTGTCCGATACTGGGAACAGGTTCCTCTGGTACTTTGGGAAcggctggacgaggcgtgAGGCTGATCTGGAATCGGACATGACGCCGTATTTGCAGTACGCCGATGACATAGACCTGCGAGATGTACACGAGAGTTGGTGGAGCGTGCCATGA
- a CDS encoding uncharacterized protein (COG:S~TransMembrane:8 (o36-61i73-94o106-126i164-189o195-217i229-252o272-291i334-352o)~antiSMASH:Cluster_4.3~EggNog:ENOG503NW25), which yields MSNISPNDSDSTTQLEEPKKVTWYRSTFYNILILGLCNLAAPGIWGAMNSLGAGGSQKPYLVNTANALTFCLMVVSCWLSSALVRVTGIKGALIFGTLGYAPYAAGLYTNNRFGTEWLVILGAALCGISAGVFWMAEAAIAIAYPEPWNRGKALGFWLTFRVSGQILGGAINLGLNTDRDQAGKVSYTVFLVFIALQCLGPVVALCLTPPDEVERRDGKKVDLSILNDPWFEIKQTTRLFFTKKFLLIVLFIGQAVFAEAVFFTYLSLWFTVRARALGSFLSGIVAVVGGNLLGYWLDRTRVPLKIRARSSFWTIVTLQGAWWIWATILVTIYDRTQPTHDWSSSGFGPGFAVFLFLLLGFQLNYLFLYFIIQNLSESKEEIIRYSALLRGTESAWQAVSYGLEAVPVMAHVGGVYLNFALWGLAIVPAWLVLRHFGATGESDSGESLYSAPNVQDGDVGRLNEASNGTTKGIN from the exons ATGTCAAACATCAGCCCCAATGACAGCGACTCCACGACACAGTTGGAGGAGCCTAAAAAAG TGACGTGGTATCGCTCGACATTCTACaacatcctcatcctcggcctGTGCAACTTGGCGGCGCCCGGAATATGGGGGGCTATGAACTCACTGGGGGCGGGAGGCTCCCAGAAGCCATACCTTGTCAACACAGCCAATGCATTGACATTCTGCCTCATGGTCGTGTCCTGCTGGCTATCGAGCGCACTGGTGCGCGTGACTGGGATCAAGGGCGCGCTGATCTTCGGAAC CCTCGGATACGCCCCGTATGCAGCCGGCCTTTACACAAACAATAGATTTGGCACAGAGTGGCTCGTGATCCTCGGCGCGGCACTTTGCGGCATCTCAGCGGGCGTGTTCTGgatggccgaggcggctATTGCCATCGCCTACCCCGAGCCCTGGAATCGCGGGAAAGCCCTTGGGTTTTGGTTGACGTTTCGCGTCAGCGGCCAAATCCTCGGCGGTGCCATCAACTTGGGCCTGAACACGGATCGCGACCAAGCGGGCAAGGTCTCCTACACGGTCTTCCTCGTTTTCATTGCTCTGCAGTGTCTCGGGCCGGTGGTCGCGCTCTGCCTGACGCCCCCTGACGAAGTCGAGAGACGGGATGGCAAAAAGGTTGACCTGTCGATCCTGAACGACCCTTGGTTTGAGATTAAGCAAACGACGCGACTCTTTTTCACGAAAAAATTCTTACTCATTGTTTTGTTTATTGGGCAAGCTGTCTTTGCCGAGGCGGTATTCTTCACTTACCTTTCCC TATGGTTCACCGTCAGGGCCCGCGCCTTGGGCTCCTTCCTCTCCGGCATCGTCGCTGTAGTCGGCGGCAACCTTCTAGGG TATTGGCTTGATCGGACACGGGTGCCTCTGAAGATCAGGGCAAGGTCCTCCTTCTGGACCATCGTGACGCTTCAGGGCGCATGGTGGATCTGGGCGACGATTCTTGTGACGATATATGATCGCACGCAGCCGACACACGACTGGAGCAGCTCAGGCTTCGGTCCGGGCTTTGCGGTTTTCCTGTTCTTGCTGCTTGGCTTTCAGCTGAACTACCTGTTCCT CTACTTCATCATACAGAACCTGTCCGAGTCAAAGGAGGAGATCATCAGGTATTCGGCCTTACTGCGTGGCACAGAGTCCGCGTGGCAGGCCGTCAGCTACGGTCTGGAGGCCGTGCCAGTCATGGCGCACGTTGGCGGTGTTTATTTGAACTTTGCGCTCTGGGGATTGGCAATTGTCCCTGCGTGGCTCGTACTGAGACACTTTGGTGCCACAGGGGAGAGCGACAGTGGGGAAAGCCTCTATAGTGCACCGAATGTGCAGGATGGAGATGTGGGAAGGCTCAACGAAGCTTCCAATGGGACGACGAAGGGTATTAATTGA
- a CDS encoding uncharacterized protein (COG:S~EggNog:ENOG503Q4TT), with protein MSRIFITGASGYIGGQVLHDLTAAHPDLRIRALVRSEQSAKAISAAFPNIETVSGDLDNAAVITEEVKEADIVLHLAATGHLKSVQTIHEALRARSANNPAYWIQISGASALAAAELADSSSHVPGSASDAVFDDLDGVSDIISVIRAHPSRAVDNYVLDVAAAAGTNTPQVNTALVFPGIIYGPGQGPGNQRSIQIPSLADAVLKRGRGVQVGRGLSRWANVHVQDVGALFVALVEKAIAPRAAKDAQLWNTNGLYLTGVGEMPFKEISRAVARAAAAKGFIADGDIVDEVPADEADQALPHGRVLYGTNARGEGRRARELLGWSPRFGKTGLDEEIPRAVDEAAKSHGKA; from the exons ATGTCGAGAATCTTCAT CACCGGAGCATCAGGATACATTGGCGGGCAGGTCTTGCACGACTTAACCGCCGCTCATCCCGACCTACGAATCCGTGCCCTGGTCCGCAGCGAGCAGAgcgccaaggccatctcGGCAGCGTTTCCAAACATCGAGACGGTCTCGGGCGATCTTGACAATGCGGCCGTCATCACGGAGGAGGTGAAGGAGGCAGACATTGTGCTCC ACCTTGCGGCCACTGGGCATCTCAAGAGTGTGCAGACAATTCATGAGGCGTTGCGAGCGAGATCAGCAAATAATCCGG CGTACTGGATCCAAATctccggcgccagcgccctggccgcggccgagctcgccgatTCCTCCTCCCACGTCCCGGGctccgccagcgacgccgtcttcgacgaTCTCGATGGGGTGTCGGACATCATCTCCGTCATCAGGGCCCATccctcgcgcgccgtcgacaactacgtgctcgacgtcgccgccgcggcgggcactAATACTCCGCAGGTGAACACGGCACTCGTCTTCCCGGGCATCATCTACGGCCCGGGCCAAGGTCCCGGCAACCAGAGGAGCATCCAGATTCCGAGCCTGGCCGACGCTGTGCTCAAGAGGGGGCGCGGCGTTCAGGTCGGCCGGGGCCTGAGCCGCTGGGCGAACGTTCATGTGCAGGACGTGGGGGCGCTCTttgtcgcgctcgtcgagaagGCGATTGCCCCCCGCGCGGCGAAAGATGCGCAGCTGTGGAACACGAATGGATTGTATTTGACGGGAGTTGGCGAGATG CCGTTCAAGGAAATCTCGAGGGCCGTtgcccgcgcagccgccgccaagggctTCATAGCCGACGGCGATATCGTCGATGAGGTgcctgccgacgaggccgaccaGGCATTGCCACATGGTCGCGTGCTGTACGGAACGAATGCCAGAGGTGAAGGCAGGCGTGCGCGGGAGCTGCTTGGATGGAGCCCGCGATTCGGCAAGACGGGTCTGGACGAGGAGATTCCGCGAgctgtcgacgaggcggccaagtcCCACGGCAAGGCCTGA
- a CDS encoding uncharacterized protein (COG:S~EggNog:ENOG503P6S0~antiSMASH:Cluster_4.3), giving the protein MECGGQTGRGFGEEMLGNDERCSLSGLEFFDSEEDKKRHAKIAARAQEMYDEGRPLFTREMIVDAQRQIDELNAGRFPEAGSLTVIGMDSCRYDNMRVLLEHERHKSSKPTMQFNDAYRLTDLTGRAAVYYGNGVTPVQITWARHVVHIDDTLNITTADVAAILDSCIGSVSRTETWQMLEAIISGPDMKRLRVEKVIAFGLGNLTSGAIPGDEHRSSCMQHAVLLLLANLLQEIMGHPVQLVAQDPSYVATCKEVLLARGVEIAEPESGFLLVDEHTLVFTVSCNVPVKQIVTELARPAAIIWGYVEPEHVPRTWTRNEKGVWVFPYTTDHSSPRVREMVKEYTEYLLPEDDACIRNSALYIRKETIDAA; this is encoded by the exons ATGGAGTGTGGCGGACAGACTGGACGTGGCTTCGGTGAAGAGATGTTAGGTAACGATGAGCGGTGCAGTTTATCGGGGCTAGAGTTCTTCGATAGTGAGGAGGATAAGAAGAGGCACGCGAAAATCGCGGCGCGTGCACAGGAAATGTACGACGAAGGACGGCCTTTATTTACGAGGGAGATGATTGTGGACGCTCAGAGGCAGATAGATGAGCTCAACGCGGGCAGATTCCCGGAGGCGGGGAGCCTCACTGTCATCGGTATGGACAGTTGCCGGTACGACAACATGCGAGTCCTGTTGGAACATGAGCGCCACAAGAG CTCTAAACCGACAATGCAGTTCAATGACGCATACCGGTTGACTGACCTCACCGGCCGAGCGGCTGTGTACTATGGAAATGGAGTAACCCCCGTCCAAATCACTTGGGCGAGGCATGTCGTTCATATCGATGATACCTTGAACATTACTACGGCTGATGTAGCCGCAATTCTGGACTCTTGTATAGGCAGCGTTTCTCGTACCGAGACGTGGCAGATGCTAGAGGCCATCATTAGTGGACCTGACATGAAGCGGCTTCGAGTTGAGAAGGTCATTGCTTTCGGCCTGGGGAATTTAACGTCCGGAGCCATTCCAGGCGACGAGCACCGAAGCTCCTGCATGCAGCATGCGGTGCTACTTCTCCTCGCGAACCTGCTCCAGGAGATTATGGGCCACCCGGTACAGCTCGTTGCTCAAGACCCCTCATATGTCGCCACTTGCAAGGAGGTCCTCCTCGCGAGAGGCGTCGAGATTGCGGAGCCAGAGTCAGGGTTTCTACTCGTGGACGAGCACACGCTGGTCTTTACAGTGTCGTGTAATGTTCCCGTGAAGCAGATCGTGACGGAGCTGGCGCGTCCGGCGGCGATAATCTGGGGCTACGTCGAGCCTGAGCACGTTCCGCGTACATGGACGAGGAATGAGAAGGGGGTATGGGTTTT TCCATATACGACGGATCATTCATCGCCACGGGTGCGTGAGATGGTTAAGGAGTATACCGAGTATCTCTTacccgaggacgacgcctgcATTAGAAACTCGGCGCTATATATCCGCAAGGAAACTATAGATGCTGCGTGA
- a CDS encoding uncharacterized protein (COG:S~TransMembrane:11 (i28-48o60-79i86-105o117-142i154-175o187-207i245-270o276-298i310-333o353-372i415-433o)~antiSMASH:Cluster_4.3~EggNog:ENOG503NW25) translates to MRVRLDARPSLTLRSSLGYAPYAAGLYTNNRFGTEWLVILGAALCGISAGVFWMAEAAIAIAYPEPWNRGKALGFWLTFRVSGQILGGAINLGLNTDRDQAGKVSYTVFLVFIALQCLGPVVALCLTPPDEVERRDGKKVDLSILNDPWFEIKQTTRLFFTKKFLLIVLFIGQAVFAEAVFFTYLSLWFTVRARALGSFLSGIVAVVGGNLLGYWLDRTRVPLKIRARSSFWTIVTLQGAWWIWATILVTIYDRTQPTHDWSSSGFGPGFAVFLFLLLGFQLNYLFLYFIIQNLSESKEEIIRYSALLRGTESAWQAVSYGLEAVPVMAHVGGVYLNFALWGLAIVPAWLVLRHFGATGESDSGESLYSAPNVQDGDVGRLNEASNGTTKGIN, encoded by the exons ATGCGTGTGAGACTCGACGCCAGGCCGTCGCTAACCCTCCGCTCCAGCCTCGGATACGCCCCGTATGCAGCCGGCCTTTACACAAACAATAGATTTGGCACAGAGTGGCTCGTGATCCTCGGCGCGGCACTTTGCGGCATCTCAGCGGGCGTGTTCTGgatggccgaggcggctATTGCCATCGCCTACCCCGAGCCCTGGAATCGCGGGAAAGCCCTTGGGTTTTGGTTGACGTTTCGCGTCAGCGGCCAAATCCTCGGCGGTGCCATCAACTTGGGCCTGAACACGGATCGCGACCAAGCGGGCAAGGTCTCCTACACGGTCTTCCTCGTTTTCATTGCTCTGCAGTGTCTCGGGCCGGTGGTCGCGCTCTGCCTGACGCCCCCTGACGAAGTCGAGAGACGGGATGGCAAAAAGGTTGACCTGTCGATCCTGAACGACCCTTGGTTTGAGATTAAGCAAACGACGCGACTCTTTTTCACGAAAAAATTCTTACTCATTGTTTTGTTTATTGGGCAAGCTGTCTTTGCCGAGGCGGTATTCTTCACTTACCTTTCCC TATGGTTCACCGTCAGGGCCCGCGCCTTGGGCTCCTTCCTCTCCGGCATCGTCGCTGTAGTCGGCGGCAACCTTCTAGGG TATTGGCTTGATCGGACACGGGTGCCTCTGAAGATCAGGGCAAGGTCCTCCTTCTGGACCATCGTGACGCTTCAGGGCGCATGGTGGATCTGGGCGACGATTCTTGTGACGATATATGATCGCACGCAGCCGACACACGACTGGAGCAGCTCAGGCTTCGGTCCGGGCTTTGCGGTTTTCCTGTTCTTGCTGCTTGGCTTTCAGCTGAACTACCTGTTCCT CTACTTCATCATACAGAACCTGTCCGAGTCAAAGGAGGAGATCATCAGGTATTCGGCCTTACTGCGTGGCACAGAGTCCGCGTGGCAGGCCGTCAGCTACGGTCTGGAGGCCGTGCCAGTCATGGCGCACGTTGGCGGTGTTTATTTGAACTTTGCGCTCTGGGGATTGGCAATTGTCCCTGCGTGGCTCGTACTGAGACACTTTGGTGCCACAGGGGAGAGCGACAGTGGGGAAAGCCTCTATAGTGCACCGAATGTGCAGGATGGAGATGTGGGAAGGCTCAACGAAGCTTCCAATGGGACGACGAAGGGTATTAATTGA
- a CDS encoding Alkanesulfonate monooxygenase (EggNog:ENOG503NWAI~SMCOG1083:oxidoreductase~COG:E~antiSMASH:Cluster_4.3) produces the protein MAEHGSSSEAKKKSLILNAFVMMCSGHQSPGLWRHPSDKSWRFKDTDHWVELAKSLDQAKFHGIFIADVLGGYDVYSKSLEPSIISGAQWPVTEPLSVIPAMAAATKSIGFGVTVSTTYEQPYHLARRLSTIDHLTKGRVGWNIVTSYLESAAKNLGRTEQLGHDERYAQAEEYMTVIYKLLQSSWRDDAVVLDRERGIYTDPRLVRQINHSGKYFSVPGPHIVDPSPQRTPLLLQAGASKAGKLFAAQHAEAIFTSAHAPAVCAKNIAEIRQTAKDVFGRDPSSIKVLALATTILGRTEEEALAKYDDYKQYASLEGALALFGGWTGIDLNEYGDDEELRQVESNAVRSTVEAYAKFSPANSKWTKHTVAEHVSLGGNGPLFVGTPSQVADGLETWVREADVDGFNFAYVVFPQSFEDIIELLVPELRKRGLFWDDYAVPGGTYRENFYRKPGQKYPPAEHIAAKYHWPAEVDADQFETTQ, from the exons ATGGCGGAACATGGCAGCAGTTCCGAAGCGAAGAAAAAGAGCCTCATACTCAATGCCTTTGTGATGATGT GCAGTGGCCACCAATCGCCCGGGCTATGGCGACATCCCAGTGACAAGTCCTGGCGGTTCAAAGACACGGACCATTGGGTTGAGCTGGCCAAGTCATTGGACCAGGCCAAGTTCCATGGCATCTTTATCGCAGACGTTCTCG GCGGCTACGATGTCTACTCCAAGTCTCTTGAGCCATCAATCATCTCTGGAGCGCAGTGGCCAGTTACCGAGCCACTTTCTGTAAtccccgccatggcggcggcgacaaagaGCATTGGCTTCGGCGTCACGGTGTCCACTACGTATGAACAACCGTACCACCTCGCGAGGAGACTTTCCACAATTGATCACCTCACAAAAGGAAG AGTGGGATGGAAT ATCGTCACCAGCTACCTGGAATCGGCTGCGAAGAACCTCGGCCGCACGGAGCAGCTTGGC CATGACGAAAGATACGCGCAAGCCGAAGAGTACATGACGGTCATTTACAAGCTGCTGCAATCGTCCTGGcgcgatgacgccgtcgtgcTCGACCGCGAGCGCGGTATCTACACCGACCCGCGCCTAGTACGCCAGATCAACCACTCGGGCAAGTATTTCTCAGTCCCCGGACCTCACATTGTCGACCCGAGCCCGCAACGAACTCCGCTCCTTCTTCAGGCAGGGGCAtccaaggccggcaagctATTCGCGGCCCAacacgccgaggccatcttcACCTCTGCCCACGCGCCAGCCGTGTGCGCGAAAAACATCGCCGAGATCCGGCAGACGGCCAAGGATGTCTTCGGGAGAGACCCGAGCAGCATCAAGGTCCTGGCCCTGGCCACCACCATACTCGGCAGGACCGAGGAAGAGGCATTGGCAAAGTACGACGACTACAAGCAATATGCGTCGCTCGAGGGGGCTTTGGCACTCTTTGGTGGCTGGACGGGCATTGATCTGAATGAATatggcgacgatgaagagcTCAGACAGGTAGAGAGCAACGCAGTCAG GTCAACCGTCGAGGCCTACGCCAAGTTCTCCCCGGCAAACTCCAAGTGGACCAAGCACACTGTAGCGGAGCACGTTAGTCTTGGTGGAAACGGCCCTCTCTTTGTCGGCACGCCCTCTCAGGTGGCAGACGGTCTTGAGACCTGGGttcgcgaggccgacgttgACGGCTTCAATTTC GCATACGTGGTGTTCCCTCAATCATTTGAGGACATTATTGAGCTTCTCGTCCCCGAACTTCGAAAGAGAGGCTTGTTCTGGGATGACTATGCCGTGCCGGGTGGCACTTATCGGGAGAACTTTTATCGGAAGCCAGGGCAAAAGTACCCTCCCGCCGAGCACATTGCGGCAAAGTATCACTGGCCAGCGGAAGTGGATGCAGATCAGTTCGAGACAACCCAGTGA